One part of the Bdellovibrio sp. KM01 genome encodes these proteins:
- a CDS encoding MFS transporter — translation MIQSSSSPSALTPAIPGATSKSFLALAMGGFGIGMTEFVIMGLLPNVAHHLNITIPEAGHVISSYALGVVVGAPLLTVLGAKYSAKNLLLFLMALFTLFNGVSALATDYYSLMLFRFMAGLPHGAYFGVGAVVASRLAKPGKEASAVASMLTGLTIANVVGVPLGTYVGVRFGWQWAFVMVAVVGLATTMALKSWIPAIPKNPTASFKSEFKIFRNFNLWICIVITAIGFGGFFAWISYIAPLLTDVTKVSPEMIPLWMVLAGVGMTAGIIFGGKLADRFSALKAAIALMTAMMLMLILSSLLAEYQVATFVMVFLTGMFAMAQCPPVQMLLIQNSQGGEMLGSSLGQACFNVGNSLGAFLGGLPLVIGYSYAAPTLVGAMMSLVGIVFAFILMKRVSGWFWVR, via the coding sequence ATGATTCAGTCTTCCTCTTCACCCTCCGCTCTTACTCCGGCAATCCCCGGGGCTACGTCAAAAAGTTTTCTTGCGTTAGCGATGGGTGGTTTCGGCATCGGGATGACCGAGTTTGTGATTATGGGCTTACTTCCAAACGTGGCTCATCATCTGAACATCACCATCCCTGAAGCGGGGCATGTGATTTCTTCTTATGCTTTGGGTGTTGTCGTTGGGGCGCCGCTGTTGACCGTACTTGGTGCCAAGTATTCGGCCAAGAACTTATTGTTATTTTTGATGGCGCTCTTCACCCTGTTTAACGGCGTGTCGGCGTTGGCGACGGACTATTACTCGTTGATGCTTTTCCGTTTTATGGCGGGGCTGCCTCACGGAGCCTATTTTGGAGTGGGAGCAGTTGTTGCCAGTCGCTTAGCTAAACCGGGTAAAGAGGCTTCTGCAGTTGCGAGCATGCTTACGGGCTTAACAATCGCGAACGTGGTCGGCGTTCCCTTGGGAACTTATGTCGGTGTTCGCTTTGGTTGGCAGTGGGCTTTTGTGATGGTGGCTGTCGTGGGGCTTGCCACAACAATGGCCTTAAAATCGTGGATTCCGGCAATTCCGAAAAATCCCACGGCGAGTTTTAAGAGCGAATTTAAAATCTTTAGAAATTTTAATCTGTGGATCTGTATCGTGATCACCGCCATTGGCTTTGGTGGGTTTTTTGCTTGGATCAGTTACATTGCGCCTCTGCTGACAGATGTGACTAAGGTGTCTCCTGAAATGATTCCGTTGTGGATGGTTCTGGCTGGCGTGGGGATGACTGCGGGAATTATATTTGGTGGGAAACTTGCGGATCGTTTTTCCGCATTGAAAGCGGCCATCGCTTTGATGACGGCAATGATGTTGATGTTAATTTTAAGCAGCTTGTTAGCTGAATACCAGGTCGCAACATTCGTGATGGTTTTCTTAACGGGAATGTTCGCAATGGCGCAATGTCCGCCGGTGCAAATGTTGTTAATTCAAAACTCTCAAGGTGGGGAGATGTTGGGTTCTTCGCTGGGACAGGCGTGTTTTAATGTCGGAAATTCTTTGGGAGCATTCCTGGGAGGATTGCCGTTGGTCATAGGATATAGTTATGCAGCCCCTACATTGGTTGGCGCCATGATGTCTTTGGTGGGGATCGTCTTTGCGTTTATTTTGATGAAGCGTGTTTCAGGCTGGTTCTGGGTGCGATAG
- a CDS encoding dihydrofolate reductase family protein, which produces MKTLFYGATSLNGYLADENNSLDWLFQFSSGEVPPTYEKFIAEVGAIAMGSHTYEWLYEHQIAKATDKTKAWPYKMPSWVFTTRKLPIIPGVDVRFVQGDVLPVHQEMKKSAGDKNIWIVGGGELTAKFYDAGLLDEMIIQVAPLTLSGGAPLFPRKMQPPMKLLSATPIAELFVELHYQVNYSK; this is translated from the coding sequence ATGAAAACACTGTTTTACGGCGCGACAAGCTTGAATGGCTACTTGGCTGACGAAAACAATTCCCTGGATTGGTTATTTCAATTTAGCTCTGGCGAAGTTCCACCCACTTATGAAAAGTTCATTGCCGAAGTTGGCGCTATCGCCATGGGGTCACACACCTATGAGTGGCTTTATGAACATCAAATAGCGAAAGCAACAGATAAAACGAAGGCGTGGCCTTACAAAATGCCTTCGTGGGTTTTCACCACGCGCAAACTTCCCATTATTCCCGGCGTGGATGTCAGATTTGTGCAAGGTGATGTACTCCCCGTGCATCAAGAAATGAAAAAGTCCGCTGGCGATAAAAACATCTGGATTGTTGGCGGAGGCGAACTAACGGCCAAGTTTTATGATGCTGGCTTGTTGGATGAGATGATTATTCAAGTCGCACCGTTAACATTGTCAGGTGGTGCCCCCCTGTTTCCCAGAAAGATGCAACCACCGATGAAGTTGTTATCGGCAACCCCTATTGCGGAACTTTTCGTGGAATTACATTATCAGGTGAATTATTCCAAATAA
- a CDS encoding pitrilysin family protein, with product MKKLIISMFVFALAQHSFAAEIGEDPYKKIEHVTLKNGMQIFLAPSEEATTTELRLEVGVGWEVERQGEYGMSHLLEHVLFRDKQLKDEMTYLQLIKEAGGSANGTTMPRQTAYFGSIPAKKGTWLLESFGKMILEPSIIPEYVEKEKGTVELEIGRPGPISETLGFNPMDYIYPAYFKGPSFMKSEFGISEDDDKFTRTEEQLSNRRLQVDQLKTHYADWYYPANMKLFVAGKYDRAQIMAEINKRWASLPAREGKKLKAPPTPKPADRPYVRRILWEDTPYVYIGGKSWNRTFKDIVIAASYMEFLSHRLMKEIRNVKGQTYSARSFDYYSYGYGYGALQFQTPKEHLQENIDIAKSYLQNEARDGKFTEAQMKEAITLYLSEYQLMGRDAEKMMHLAGNYENQLVEYGSFQSPFEILQNVTLEDYNKSLQATFDEKHAYDVVYTPAMFFSFDVYLMYFLVAVGSFIGLRRLFTKPFAHDRLQWIRKVKYPPVKALEALGVIVMYYGVIHTQLFLSSLFTSSQFVQSHLFLSQYVYGAVWMFATILVAQGVFSLMPRKLMVVDGKLMIKSLTYYSKVIPLDQIAKVESFNYFKKAFDIKLWIKQVNFRYFFVNPMFWQKGLMVELKNGKAYYFGVNDAEKSCKELVGLLPGKEKTDGEISKAA from the coding sequence ATGAAAAAACTAATCATCTCAATGTTTGTTTTCGCTCTGGCTCAACATTCTTTTGCTGCTGAAATCGGCGAAGATCCTTACAAGAAAATTGAGCACGTCACTTTGAAAAACGGTATGCAGATTTTCTTGGCCCCTAGTGAAGAAGCCACCACGACAGAGCTTCGTTTAGAAGTCGGTGTCGGTTGGGAAGTCGAACGCCAAGGTGAGTATGGGATGTCTCACTTGCTTGAGCACGTTTTGTTCAGAGATAAGCAATTGAAAGACGAAATGACTTATCTGCAGTTGATTAAGGAAGCGGGTGGCAGTGCCAATGGGACGACAATGCCTCGGCAAACTGCTTATTTTGGATCAATTCCTGCGAAAAAGGGAACTTGGTTGCTGGAAAGCTTCGGTAAGATGATTCTTGAGCCCAGCATTATTCCTGAATACGTTGAAAAAGAAAAAGGTACGGTCGAACTTGAGATCGGCCGCCCAGGTCCTATCTCTGAAACATTGGGTTTTAATCCGATGGACTACATCTATCCGGCATATTTTAAAGGTCCAAGCTTTATGAAGAGTGAGTTTGGAATTTCGGAGGACGATGATAAGTTCACTCGCACAGAGGAACAGCTTTCCAATCGCCGTCTGCAAGTGGATCAGCTGAAAACGCACTATGCGGATTGGTATTATCCAGCAAACATGAAACTTTTCGTGGCAGGTAAATACGACCGCGCTCAAATCATGGCAGAGATCAATAAGCGCTGGGCAAGTCTTCCGGCAAGAGAAGGCAAAAAACTAAAAGCTCCGCCAACTCCAAAGCCTGCAGATCGTCCTTACGTCCGTCGTATTCTGTGGGAGGATACTCCCTATGTTTATATCGGTGGTAAATCTTGGAATCGAACTTTCAAGGACATCGTGATTGCAGCCTCCTATATGGAGTTCTTGTCACATCGTTTGATGAAGGAAATCCGTAACGTCAAAGGCCAGACTTATTCTGCGAGAAGCTTTGATTACTACTCGTATGGTTATGGCTATGGAGCTTTGCAATTCCAAACTCCCAAGGAGCATCTGCAAGAGAACATCGATATCGCAAAATCGTACTTGCAAAACGAGGCTCGCGACGGAAAGTTCACCGAAGCACAAATGAAAGAAGCGATCACGCTTTACCTTTCTGAATATCAGCTGATGGGTCGTGATGCTGAAAAGATGATGCATCTGGCAGGTAACTATGAAAACCAACTGGTGGAGTACGGTTCATTCCAGTCGCCATTCGAGATTCTTCAAAATGTGACGTTAGAAGACTATAATAAGAGCCTGCAGGCAACGTTTGACGAAAAGCACGCTTATGATGTGGTTTATACACCAGCGATGTTTTTCTCTTTTGATGTGTATTTGATGTACTTCCTGGTCGCAGTGGGTTCGTTCATTGGTCTGCGCAGACTCTTTACGAAACCGTTTGCTCACGATCGCCTGCAATGGATTCGTAAAGTTAAGTACCCTCCGGTTAAAGCCTTGGAAGCATTGGGTGTGATCGTCATGTATTACGGGGTTATTCACACGCAATTATTCTTAAGCTCTCTGTTTACGAGCTCCCAGTTCGTGCAATCGCATTTATTCTTGTCACAATATGTGTATGGGGCCGTTTGGATGTTTGCGACAATTCTGGTGGCGCAAGGCGTGTTCTCGTTAATGCCAAGAAAGCTTATGGTGGTCGATGGAAAATTGATGATCAAAAGTCTGACTTACTATTCGAAAGTTATTCCTTTGGATCAGATCGCAAAGGTTGAGTCCTTTAATTACTTTAAGAAGGCCTTTGATATTAAACTTTGGATCAAGCAGGTGAACTTCAGATATTTCTTTGTGAATCCAATGTTCTGGCAAAAAGGTCTGATGGTTGAATTGAAGAATGGAAAGGCCTATTACTTTGGTGTGAATGACGCCGAAAAGTCCTGCAAAGAGTTGGTAGGACTCCTCCCAGGAAAAGAAAAAACAGACGGCGAGATTTCCAAAGCCGCTTAA
- a CDS encoding endonuclease I family protein — translation MKAMLSLVLVVCSMFFAISINAAPLSHGISYYGEEFYQDLANGASNEALKSRIAYILRNQHKQVANGYDKISENCSGEGCYQHISLGYDGARAWLMGTYYLTKVDGQYALPDVYCQVYRTESEFASGRGPAPGKYPDGNILNTEHTWPQSRFSGQFNVAMQKSDLHHLYPTDNEMNSTRGNYEFGEVEKDNKTLKCPVARFGKAVGGGGPDVFEPPQAHKGNVARALFYFSVHYSLPISPRQEAFLRKWDKEDPVDEEEMARNNAILTVQGNRNPFIDYPELVDKINKF, via the coding sequence ATGAAAGCAATGCTTTCTTTAGTTCTAGTTGTCTGCTCGATGTTCTTCGCGATCTCGATCAACGCCGCTCCCCTTTCTCACGGAATTTCATATTACGGTGAAGAATTCTACCAAGATCTTGCTAACGGCGCTTCTAACGAAGCTTTGAAAAGCAGAATCGCTTACATCCTTCGCAACCAGCACAAACAAGTTGCTAACGGTTACGACAAAATTTCTGAAAACTGCTCTGGCGAAGGTTGCTACCAACACATCTCTTTGGGATATGATGGTGCACGCGCTTGGTTGATGGGTACCTACTATTTGACTAAAGTTGACGGCCAATACGCTCTTCCAGACGTTTATTGCCAAGTTTACAGAACTGAATCTGAATTTGCTTCTGGTCGCGGCCCAGCTCCAGGCAAATACCCAGATGGTAACATTTTGAACACCGAGCACACTTGGCCACAAAGCCGTTTCTCTGGTCAGTTCAATGTAGCAATGCAAAAATCTGATTTGCATCACTTATATCCAACAGACAACGAAATGAACTCTACTCGTGGTAACTACGAGTTCGGTGAAGTTGAAAAAGATAACAAAACATTGAAATGCCCAGTGGCTCGTTTCGGTAAGGCTGTTGGCGGTGGCGGACCAGATGTTTTCGAACCACCACAAGCTCACAAAGGGAACGTAGCTCGTGCATTGTTCTATTTCTCCGTACACTACAGCTTGCCAATCAGCCCACGCCAAGAAGCTTTCTTGCGTAAATGGGACAAAGAAGATCCCGTGGACGAAGAAGAAATGGCTCGCAACAACGCGATCCTAACTGTTCAAGGCAATAGAAACCCATTCATCGATTACCCTGAATTGGTTGATAAAATTAACAAGTTCTAA
- a CDS encoding DUF938 domain-containing protein has product MEKPFSPSADRNKEPILEVLKKVLRPEDQVLLEVGSGTGQHAIYFAPFFPKTTWQPTEVSENLPMLKEAIKEAGIRNIRTPYRLKIGEDDFPIRTYDVILTVNTFHIMHWKECKSFIKLISGRLEEGGKVLIYGPFNYNGKFTTPSNEEFDKTLKEQDPQSGIRSFEDVLAAMFKNGFELIKDYEMPSNNRLLYFRRLKFVSKR; this is encoded by the coding sequence ATGGAAAAACCTTTCTCTCCCTCTGCTGATCGTAACAAAGAACCTATTTTAGAAGTGCTTAAGAAAGTGCTTCGACCTGAGGACCAAGTTTTGTTGGAAGTGGGATCGGGGACTGGTCAACACGCGATTTATTTTGCGCCGTTTTTTCCGAAGACGACTTGGCAGCCTACCGAGGTGAGTGAAAACCTCCCGATGCTAAAGGAAGCCATCAAAGAGGCGGGGATTCGCAATATCAGAACTCCGTACCGTCTAAAAATTGGCGAAGATGATTTTCCGATTCGTACCTATGACGTGATTTTGACGGTGAATACTTTCCACATCATGCACTGGAAAGAATGTAAGTCCTTTATCAAACTTATCAGTGGTCGCCTGGAAGAGGGCGGCAAAGTTTTGATTTATGGTCCGTTTAACTATAACGGCAAATTCACAACACCAAGCAATGAGGAATTTGATAAGACATTAAAAGAGCAGGATCCGCAAAGTGGGATTCGTTCTTTTGAGGATGTGCTGGCAGCGATGTTTAAGAATGGCTTTGAGTTGATTAAAGACTATGAAATGCCGTCCAATAACCGCCTGCTTTATTTCCGTCGCTTGAAATTCGTCAGCAAACGTTAA
- a CDS encoding YjgN family protein — METASSTTSSSQSGRFSLEFTGKGSELALIMLKNLFLTIITLGIYRPWAKTNFRRYLWENVQFMGDRAAYVGTGEELFYGWLKLFAIIAALFGVSNIVKVVAPFLSVPLSIAGMFLWAFVFAIATYSGLRYRLSRTTWRQVRFGVDKDKEQTKAFLRLYAKGVLYSILTLGFYYSYFQNQKRAFLVNRMRFGTVHFSYDGTDKDYFVLNAKGLLLSIITLGFYGPWYMASVMKFKMEHTHFQGARMEFTMSGKDIFFCTLIAYLGAIFSFGLAVPWIFAWGLGKIVENIHVVGDVDFAQVHSMKSDGSALADDIVAEYDLDLGF, encoded by the coding sequence TTGGAAACAGCATCTTCGACCACTTCATCTTCCCAATCGGGCCGCTTTAGCCTTGAATTCACAGGCAAGGGTTCTGAACTTGCCCTGATCATGCTAAAAAATCTTTTTCTGACGATCATCACGTTGGGGATCTATCGTCCTTGGGCCAAAACTAATTTCCGTCGTTACTTGTGGGAAAACGTGCAGTTCATGGGTGACCGTGCCGCTTACGTAGGGACTGGGGAAGAACTGTTTTATGGTTGGTTAAAGCTTTTTGCGATCATCGCGGCTCTTTTCGGGGTGAGCAATATCGTAAAAGTAGTGGCGCCATTTTTGTCGGTGCCATTGAGTATCGCGGGTATGTTTTTGTGGGCTTTCGTATTTGCGATAGCGACTTATTCCGGTCTTCGTTACCGTCTGTCGCGTACAACTTGGAGACAGGTGCGCTTTGGTGTGGATAAAGACAAAGAGCAAACGAAAGCTTTCCTTAGGCTTTATGCCAAAGGGGTTTTGTATTCGATCCTGACGTTGGGCTTTTACTATTCATACTTTCAAAATCAAAAAAGAGCTTTCTTGGTGAATCGTATGCGTTTTGGTACGGTTCATTTCTCTTACGATGGCACAGACAAAGACTATTTCGTTCTAAATGCTAAAGGGCTTCTTTTATCGATCATCACTTTGGGTTTCTATGGCCCCTGGTACATGGCTAGCGTTATGAAATTTAAAATGGAGCACACCCATTTTCAGGGGGCTCGCATGGAATTTACGATGTCTGGTAAAGACATCTTCTTTTGTACTTTGATAGCTTACTTGGGCGCGATCTTTTCTTTCGGATTGGCTGTGCCCTGGATATTTGCGTGGGGTCTTGGTAAAATCGTTGAAAACATCCATGTTGTTGGTGATGTTGATTTTGCCCAAGTCCACAGTATGAAAAGCGATGGCAGTGCCTTGGCCGATGATATCGTTGCCGAATACGATTTGGATCTGGGTTTCTAG
- a CDS encoding M48 family metallopeptidase translates to MRSYRAKYFDGETPSSQEVLVKINEAVLEISKDGRLLDTWPLKLLHRDPVYISVIVVLCQGEPDARLEILEKDFLQEPLLKVKFQKEQPLQFKKSQIALWLSALVVAVGVVFLAVKPVTKMIARNISHAREKQMLGAIMQLRPPTMCQLSVSQGIAFEKLLSKVYPIQEGDKELGIEFHVIKNAQVNAFALPGAQIWILSGLLEKAQSPEEIVGVLAHEIEHVKQRHILESIVRSTLLTSLMAISVGDASAVLVVDPHTASQFFTLSFDREMEASADKGALNRMRQSKVSTQGIIDLFKRLDETGPASKIPEFISTHPAGKARIEMFEPYSIAADNQPILTKEEWRDLKRACQ, encoded by the coding sequence ATGAGATCTTATCGCGCTAAGTACTTTGACGGCGAAACTCCCTCATCGCAGGAAGTTTTGGTTAAAATAAACGAAGCCGTTCTGGAAATATCCAAGGACGGACGTTTGCTTGATACGTGGCCGTTAAAATTGCTTCATCGCGATCCGGTCTATATTTCAGTTATTGTCGTCTTGTGCCAAGGGGAGCCCGATGCTCGTCTCGAAATTCTGGAAAAAGACTTTCTGCAAGAACCTTTATTAAAAGTAAAATTTCAAAAAGAGCAACCGCTGCAGTTCAAGAAAAGTCAGATTGCCTTATGGCTATCAGCTTTAGTTGTTGCCGTGGGTGTGGTGTTTTTAGCGGTGAAACCCGTCACTAAGATGATTGCGCGAAATATCAGTCATGCCCGTGAAAAGCAGATGCTGGGCGCGATCATGCAGTTGCGACCGCCCACGATGTGTCAGCTTTCGGTTTCTCAGGGGATTGCATTTGAAAAGCTGCTTTCCAAAGTTTATCCAATTCAAGAAGGGGATAAAGAGCTGGGAATTGAGTTTCATGTCATTAAGAATGCCCAAGTGAATGCCTTTGCACTTCCTGGAGCACAGATTTGGATTTTAAGCGGACTGCTGGAAAAAGCGCAAAGTCCGGAAGAGATCGTCGGAGTTCTGGCCCACGAGATCGAACACGTTAAACAGCGTCATATTCTGGAGTCCATCGTGCGCAGTACGCTTTTAACTTCGTTGATGGCGATTTCAGTGGGTGATGCATCTGCTGTGTTGGTTGTGGACCCGCACACAGCTTCGCAATTCTTTACGTTGAGTTTTGATCGCGAGATGGAAGCTAGCGCTGACAAAGGTGCTTTGAATCGCATGCGTCAGTCTAAAGTTTCCACCCAAGGGATCATTGATTTATTTAAGCGTCTTGATGAAACGGGTCCTGCTTCCAAGATCCCAGAATTTATTTCTACTCACCCCGCCGGTAAAGCCCGCATTGAAATGTTTGAGCCTTATTCGATCGCGGCAGATAATCAGCCGATTTTAACTAAAGAAGAATGGCGAGACTTGAAGCGTGCCTGTCAGTAA
- a CDS encoding winged helix-turn-helix domain-containing protein, translated as MSKVIFSPAQVRALWLQSQGLHEARPFGSGPKAVVKAIKHLGYVQIDTIHVIERSHHHILYSRIPDYKRSYLHLAQTKDKTVFEYWTHALAYIATDDFKYFIRDMKRRKENPSSWYKDVTAADVKKVLGTVKKQGAISIRDVNDEELVEKDHPWASKKPSKRHLQCAFNGGDLVIAERIGMLKKYELTDRHFGWAKRPKAATQAEVFDYHIDRALQSQGVVSLESIAYMQKAAFKKEISKRIEARVRKRLLSPLEITGAEKVQFWIDPEHLDSEIPEANDLTHILSPFDPLVIQRKRFNMFFGYDHRFEAYLPKAKRKYGYFTLPVIIGDQAVAVLDLKTDRQNQELLIQQWSWLGKHKSKTNKELIEGELNRFEKFQLAK; from the coding sequence ATGTCAAAAGTTATATTTTCACCAGCACAAGTGCGCGCGCTTTGGTTGCAGTCTCAAGGATTGCACGAAGCCCGTCCTTTTGGTAGCGGCCCCAAAGCTGTCGTCAAAGCCATCAAGCACTTGGGATATGTGCAGATTGATACTATCCATGTGATCGAACGTTCGCATCATCATATTTTGTATTCGCGAATTCCTGATTACAAAAGGTCCTACCTACATCTGGCACAAACCAAAGATAAAACCGTTTTTGAGTATTGGACTCATGCCTTAGCTTATATTGCGACGGATGATTTTAAATACTTCATCCGAGACATGAAGCGGAGAAAAGAAAATCCTTCAAGCTGGTATAAGGATGTGACAGCCGCTGATGTCAAAAAAGTATTAGGCACGGTTAAAAAGCAGGGTGCGATTTCAATTCGTGATGTAAATGATGAAGAACTTGTGGAAAAAGATCATCCGTGGGCCAGCAAAAAACCATCCAAGCGGCATTTGCAGTGCGCCTTTAACGGTGGAGATTTAGTTATCGCCGAACGTATCGGCATGCTTAAAAAGTATGAACTGACGGATCGCCATTTTGGTTGGGCGAAACGACCGAAGGCGGCCACCCAGGCTGAAGTGTTTGATTATCATATTGATCGAGCGTTGCAGTCGCAAGGGGTGGTCAGCTTAGAGTCCATCGCATATATGCAAAAGGCAGCATTTAAAAAGGAAATTTCTAAGCGAATCGAAGCTCGAGTTCGTAAGAGATTGTTATCGCCTTTGGAAATTACCGGGGCTGAGAAAGTTCAGTTTTGGATTGATCCCGAGCATTTGGATTCAGAAATTCCGGAAGCGAATGATCTGACACATATTTTATCGCCTTTTGATCCATTGGTGATTCAGCGTAAGCGCTTTAATATGTTCTTTGGTTACGATCATAGATTTGAGGCATATTTGCCAAAGGCAAAGCGCAAATACGGATATTTCACTTTGCCAGTGATTATTGGCGATCAGGCTGTTGCGGTGTTAGATCTAAAAACAGATCGTCAAAATCAGGAACTATTGATCCAGCAGTGGAGCTGGCTGGGGAAGCATAAATCAAAAACGAATAAAGAATTGATCGAAGGCGAGCTGAACCGTTTTGAAAAGTTTCAGCTCGCAAAATAG
- a CDS encoding outer membrane beta-barrel protein, translating into MITRSSRFLRWALAANIVTFSAISYAEEQSEAKAAEPFAFADFTWMNGNNRQKSALLDSKYFTGTFMADTNVVLDFNTPKDHTLVGSTSSGRTNEIQVTQLGIGGDFHHENVRGRIMTQFGMYSSMTPRNDASTARGQWDANTAYRYVSEAYGGYHWDTLNGINLDAGIFMSYIGLFSYYNFENWAYQASYTSANTPWFFNGLRLQVFPTERLKTEVWLINGWQSYGMFNEAPGVGYQVNYRPTGDLSWVFNGYVGSDTLGTPGRTRFHSDNSVQYKYLDTPSKFLSKAAFSVTADIGCESGGGVQCSNGDSTTPSQYFIGVMAYNRLWFASNKYALTLGAGMINNPGRYLVLIPPIQTSQTGASGGASATNPALDSNGNPYFSQNPGDDFRAWDASATFDYMPNEYITFRSEFIHREASVNYFSGPGGVTSPDGLNTSTQPSGWKPDLVNTEDRINLAMMVRF; encoded by the coding sequence ATGATCACTCGATCATCGCGGTTTTTGCGTTGGGCATTAGCCGCTAACATAGTTACTTTTTCAGCAATCTCATATGCAGAAGAACAATCCGAAGCAAAAGCAGCTGAGCCTTTTGCTTTCGCTGATTTTACTTGGATGAATGGGAACAATCGTCAAAAGTCAGCTCTGCTCGATTCAAAATACTTCACCGGTACTTTCATGGCAGATACGAATGTCGTATTGGATTTCAACACGCCTAAAGATCACACCTTAGTTGGGTCGACATCTTCCGGGCGTACCAATGAAATTCAAGTGACACAGTTAGGAATTGGTGGAGATTTCCACCATGAAAACGTGCGCGGTCGTATTATGACCCAGTTCGGGATGTACTCGTCGATGACTCCGAGAAACGATGCTTCGACGGCTCGAGGACAATGGGATGCGAACACAGCGTACCGATACGTCTCGGAAGCCTATGGTGGTTATCACTGGGACACGTTGAACGGAATTAATCTGGATGCCGGGATATTTATGTCCTACATCGGTCTTTTCAGTTACTACAATTTTGAGAATTGGGCTTATCAAGCTTCGTATACTTCTGCAAATACACCGTGGTTTTTTAATGGTCTTCGCCTGCAAGTCTTTCCTACGGAGCGTTTGAAAACGGAAGTGTGGCTGATTAACGGTTGGCAGTCCTATGGAATGTTTAACGAAGCGCCAGGTGTTGGATATCAAGTGAATTATCGACCTACGGGAGATTTGTCTTGGGTATTTAATGGGTATGTGGGATCGGATACCCTCGGAACTCCGGGGCGCACACGTTTCCATAGTGATAACTCGGTTCAATACAAGTATCTTGATACACCATCAAAATTTCTTAGCAAGGCAGCTTTCTCTGTGACAGCCGATATTGGTTGCGAAAGTGGCGGAGGAGTTCAATGTAGCAATGGTGATAGCACCACTCCTAGTCAGTATTTTATTGGCGTCATGGCTTACAATCGCTTATGGTTCGCAAGTAACAAGTATGCCCTGACATTGGGAGCTGGAATGATCAATAATCCAGGACGTTACTTGGTATTAATTCCACCTATTCAAACCTCGCAAACAGGTGCCAGCGGTGGTGCGAGTGCAACGAACCCTGCCTTGGATAGCAATGGCAATCCGTATTTCTCGCAGAATCCTGGGGATGATTTCAGAGCCTGGGACGCTTCAGCGACCTTCGATTATATGCCGAACGAGTACATTACCTTCCGCTCTGAATTTATTCATCGCGAAGCCAGTGTAAACTATTTTTCAGGACCTGGCGGTGTGACATCACCAGATGGACTGAATACATCAACACAACCTTCTGGCTGGAAACCTGATCTGGTGAATACCGAAGATCGAATTAATCTTGCCATGATGGTTAGATTTTAG
- a CDS encoding glutathione S-transferase family protein, with translation MAYHVHSDKPYFDLVIGDKTYSSWSMRTWLVAVQSGLPFKEINIKLDEKNTAAQIAKHTDSGKIPVLKQGKRVIWDSLAIAEYLNELSPEAKLWPEDAGTRALARSYAAEMHSGFQSLRSELSMDLKRTQPIRHMTEATARDIERLLKMWKDALKVSEGPFLFGDFCIADAFFAPVVMRLHHYGIKINDRMVKQYMKNIQDHHGVQFWVEDAKTEKSKPIQFK, from the coding sequence ATGGCGTACCATGTTCACAGCGATAAACCTTATTTTGACTTAGTGATTGGCGACAAAACTTATTCATCATGGTCCATGCGTACCTGGTTGGTCGCGGTTCAATCCGGTCTTCCATTCAAAGAAATCAACATCAAGCTCGATGAAAAAAACACGGCAGCACAAATTGCAAAACACACAGACTCTGGGAAAATTCCGGTGCTGAAACAAGGCAAGCGCGTTATCTGGGATTCACTTGCCATCGCTGAATATTTGAACGAACTTTCGCCAGAAGCAAAATTGTGGCCCGAAGATGCCGGCACTCGTGCTTTGGCCAGAAGTTATGCTGCAGAAATGCATTCAGGTTTTCAAAGCTTGCGCTCAGAACTGAGCATGGATTTGAAACGCACTCAGCCGATTCGTCACATGACCGAAGCAACAGCGCGTGACATCGAACGCCTTTTAAAAATGTGGAAGGATGCCTTGAAGGTGAGTGAAGGGCCCTTCCTATTCGGTGACTTCTGTATCGCTGATGCTTTTTTCGCGCCGGTTGTTATGCGCCTTCATCACTATGGAATTAAAATCAATGACCGCATGGTGAAACAATACATGAAAAACATCCAAGACCATCATGGCGTGCAATTTTGGGTCGAGGACGCAAAGACCGAAAAATCAAAACCAATTCAATTTAAATAA